The nucleotide window CCTTGCCGAACGCATAACGGGAATGGCAATTCATCGGAAAATGTGACAAACTTCCGATGAATTAACGGAATCTGCGGTGAAACATGCCGACCAGTGAGCTCGACCGCCTTGACATCGCAATCCTCGAAGCGCTTCAGGAAAACGCCCGCACCCCGCTATCGGAGGTCGGCCGACGTGTCGGGCTTTCGCAGCCGGCGACATCGGAGCGAGTGAAGCGCCTTGAGGATCGCGGAATACTCGCCGGCTATACAGCGCGTCTGGACGCCGCCGCGCTCGGTCTCGGGATGATGGCCATCATTCGGCTCAAAACCACGCATGAGCACATCAAGCCCGCTTTGAAAGCCTTTGCTGAGATGCCGCATGTCATCGAGGTCCACCGTTTGACCGGCGAAGA belongs to Salipiger profundus and includes:
- a CDS encoding Lrp/AsnC family transcriptional regulator; protein product: MPTSELDRLDIAILEALQENARTPLSEVGRRVGLSQPATSERVKRLEDRGILAGYTARLDAAALGLGMMAIIRLKTTHEHIKPALKAFAEMPHVIEVHRLTGEDCFLLKVLVPTPGQLETIVDTIARFGAVTTSLVLRSEPVKPLGKALLG